Proteins encoded by one window of Macaca fascicularis isolate 582-1 chromosome 10, T2T-MFA8v1.1:
- the LOC102133376 gene encoding LOW QUALITY PROTEIN: uncharacterized protein (The sequence of the model RefSeq protein was modified relative to this genomic sequence to represent the inferred CDS: deleted 1 base in 1 codon), producing the protein MGSQAYGPSAAALNYRPALSTQPWDQVLRRYAVSTIQRQRHHGFRVKKKMYPQEDDLPSYIFSNLERLDELRPSLETSEESPAHKKGGDGERPVDTRVVQAAPLGCDSKKRARAKASFNINLTEVLCSLLSSSSPCAVHDIANEDAVHDIANEDTVHDIANEDTVYDIANEDTVYDIANKDVVYDIANEDAVYDVTNEDTVYYIAKEDAVQDIANEDTVYDVVNEDAVYDIAKEDTVQDIANEDAVYNITNEDAVQDIANEDTLYDIANEDIVYDIANKDAVQDITNEDTVYDIANEDAVYNSLMRTLYKTSLMRTLYTTLLMRMLYMTSLMRTLYMASLMRTLYMTSLMRTLYKTSLMRTLYDITNEDIVYDIANEDAVYDIANDTVHDIANEDAVYDIANEDTVYDIANEDVVYDITNEDTV; encoded by the exons ATGGGATCCCAAGCATATGGCCCCAGTGCTGCGGCTCTGAACTACCGACCTGCCCTCAGCACTCAGCCGTGGGATC AGGTTTTAAGAAGATACGCCGTGTCCACCATCCAGCGTCAGAGGCATCATGGCTTCCGGGTAAAGAAGAAGATGTACCCACAAGAAG ACGACCTTCCATCATACATCTTCAGCAACCTTGAGAGACTGGACGAGCTTCGGCCCAGTCTTGAAA CCTCTGAGGAGTCCCCAGCTCACAAGAAGGGAGGAGATGGAGAGAGGCCGGTCGACACAAGG GTGGTGCAGGCGGCCCCTCTGGGGTGTGACTCTA AGAAAAGAGCCCGAGCAAAAGCCAGTTTCAATATTAATCTGACTGAAGTTTTGTGCAGTTTATTATCATCCAG CTCCCCATGCGCTGTACACGACATCGCTAATGAGGACGCTGTACACGACATCGCTAATGAGGACACTGTACATGACATCGCTAATGAGGACACTGTATATGACATCGCTAATGAGGACACTGTATACGACATCGCTAATAAGGACGTTGTATATGACATCGCTAATGAGGACGCTGTATATGATGTCACTAATGAGGACACTGTATACTACATCGCTAAAGAGGATGCTGTACAAGACATCGCTAATGAGGACACTGTATACGATGTCGTTAATGAGGACGCTGTATATGACATCGCTAAAGAGGACACTGTACAAGACATAGCTAATGAGGACGCTGTATACAACATCACTAATGAGGATGCTGTACAAGACATCGCTAATGAGGACACTCTATATGACATTGCTAATGAGGACATTGTATATGACATTGCTAATAAGGATGCTGTACAAGACATCACTAATGAGGACACTGTATATGACATCGCTAATGAGGACGCTGTATACAAC TCGTTAATGAGGACGCTGTACAAGACATCGCTAATGAGGACACTGTATACGACATTGCTAATGAGGATGCTGTATATGACATCGCTAATGAGGACGCTGTATATGGCATCGCTAATGAGGACACTGTATATGACATCGCTAATGAGGACGCTGTACAAGACATCACTAATGAGGACACTGTACGACATCACTAATGAGGACATTGTATACGACATCGCTAATGAGGACGCTGTATATGACATCGCTAATGACACTGTACACGACATTGCTAATGAGGATGCTGTATATGACATCGCTAATGAGGACACTGTATACGACATTGCTAATGAGGACGTTGTATATGACATCACTAATGAGGACACTGTATAA